In Halanaeroarchaeum sp. HSR-CO, one DNA window encodes the following:
- a CDS encoding heme o synthase: MMTTAIRKLATILEDRLTMLLAASAIGVYLLVLVGATTSLLHANDACTTWPTCNGSLIAVSSPAMAIAWGHRVLAIVVGVLIATTAVVAWYSSGPRIGGIVAVAALLYPVQAALGALIALEGASRLLTAGHLTVAVSIFSAILLGLLWRLESRHGAPTRQPSTANQSFEDLEPRSSETAGQESYGWGTIAMAYFRMTKPRLMWLLALVAMASMGLAAGPALEAETVVWTITGGVLAVGSSGTFNQVLERDRDQYMDRTSDRPVVTDVIPPRRAIAFGVALAGLSVVVFLAFVNPLAAALGVLAILFYTVVYTMILKPHTEHNTVLGGAVGAFPALIGWAAVTNEVGMPAVVLGLVVFLWTPAHFYNLALAYKDDYARAGYPMLPVTAGEAVTRRHILGYLGATLVASVVLGTASELGWVYAVGTVAVAVVFLLAVVGLFREQTENAAFRAFHASNAYLGIVLLAIVFDTLLVA, encoded by the coding sequence ATGATGACCACGGCCATCCGCAAACTCGCGACGATACTCGAAGACCGGTTGACGATGCTCCTCGCCGCGTCGGCGATCGGGGTCTACCTGCTCGTACTCGTCGGTGCGACGACGTCACTGCTCCACGCGAACGACGCGTGTACGACGTGGCCCACGTGTAACGGGTCCCTGATCGCGGTGAGTTCGCCGGCGATGGCGATCGCCTGGGGACACCGGGTGCTCGCCATCGTCGTCGGCGTCCTCATCGCCACGACGGCCGTCGTCGCGTGGTATTCCAGTGGACCCCGGATCGGCGGCATCGTCGCTGTTGCCGCGTTACTCTACCCTGTGCAGGCAGCCCTCGGCGCACTCATCGCTCTCGAAGGGGCCTCGAGACTGCTGACGGCGGGCCATCTCACGGTCGCGGTCTCCATCTTCAGCGCCATCCTTCTCGGATTGCTGTGGCGTCTGGAGTCCCGACACGGGGCCCCAACGCGACAGCCCTCGACGGCGAATCAATCGTTCGAGGACCTGGAACCCAGGTCCAGCGAGACGGCCGGCCAGGAGTCGTACGGCTGGGGGACCATCGCCATGGCGTACTTCCGGATGACGAAACCGCGGTTGATGTGGTTGCTCGCCCTCGTGGCGATGGCTTCGATGGGACTCGCCGCTGGCCCCGCCCTCGAAGCGGAGACGGTGGTCTGGACCATCACCGGTGGTGTTCTCGCGGTCGGTTCGAGTGGGACCTTCAATCAAGTCCTCGAACGCGACCGTGATCAGTACATGGACCGCACGTCGGACCGACCGGTAGTGACCGACGTCATCCCGCCGAGACGAGCCATCGCCTTTGGAGTCGCGCTCGCGGGCCTGTCGGTCGTGGTCTTCCTGGCCTTCGTCAACCCGCTTGCGGCGGCCCTCGGCGTGCTCGCCATCCTCTTTTACACGGTCGTCTACACGATGATCCTGAAACCGCACACGGAGCACAACACCGTCCTCGGTGGCGCGGTCGGGGCGTTCCCCGCACTCATCGGGTGGGCCGCCGTGACCAACGAGGTCGGGATGCCCGCCGTCGTGCTCGGTCTCGTCGTGTTCCTCTGGACCCCGGCACACTTCTACAACCTCGCACTCGCCTACAAGGACGACTACGCCCGCGCCGGCTACCCCATGCTCCCGGTCACCGCCGGCGAAGCTGTGACGCGTCGTCACATCCTCGGCTACCTCGGGGCGACACTCGTTGCATCGGTCGTCCTGGGAACGGCCAGCGAACTCGGGTGGGTGTACGCCGTGGGAACCGTCGCGGTCGCCGTCGTCTTCCTGCTCGCGGTAGTCGGTCTCTTCCGCGAGCAGACCGAGAACGCCGCCTTCAGAGCTTTCCACGCGTCCAACGCGTACCTCGGTATCGTCCTCCTGGCAATCGTCTTCGACACCCTCCTCGTCGCATGA
- a CDS encoding adenine deaminase C-terminal domain-containing protein: MNEVQSVTLGRSPADVVVRGGRVLSPTTRSITRRDVAIVDGQIAGLFDDSQAIVGTDTSIVDATDAVVAPGLIDAHTHLDLHQTVETSYHRMVAGGATTVVSEVAAFGPSFGADGVKTFLAATADIPLRVYATVPPQPVFDMFEPAWADETERDALRALLDRDRIVGVGETAWPRIVGRETPAETLYDAAHDRGTVVTGHGAGCRGEKLQAFATAVDDDHEAISGDGIRERVDAGIHAVGRFGTIRDDMDAIGAAYQELDASELSLSTDGMWPRELVEMGYMDAVLRRAVDAGVDPVDAVVMATLTPARHFGLAELGTLRAGTPADLTIFSDLQTFDVETTMIDGEVVYDGGDPGRPMAPTVSYPDGFTDAVNVDVSADDLVVPVDAGQDGAVLAIEYGGGLLTEHDVVEPPVRDGAFEVDPPSLAKVALFDRHPERDGGGFVGYLTEFGLESGAIATSVTWETAGVVAVGTNEGDMVDAIGTLAGMGGGWVVVDGGDVIATHPTPVGATCSRRPVEETAERYDAIEAAIRDLGVDADRPMLGIQTLSFVGVPSLKLGFDGYADIRAGETVGLAPE; this comes from the coding sequence GTGAACGAGGTTCAATCGGTAACGCTCGGCCGGTCCCCGGCCGACGTGGTTGTCCGTGGCGGTCGCGTGCTCTCCCCGACGACGCGGTCGATAACGCGTCGGGATGTCGCCATCGTCGACGGGCAGATCGCCGGGCTCTTCGACGATAGCCAGGCGATCGTCGGGACGGACACGAGTATCGTCGACGCCACCGATGCGGTGGTCGCGCCGGGACTGATCGACGCCCACACGCACCTCGATCTGCATCAGACCGTGGAAACGTCCTACCACCGGATGGTCGCCGGTGGCGCGACGACCGTCGTCTCGGAAGTCGCAGCGTTCGGCCCGTCCTTCGGGGCGGACGGCGTGAAGACCTTCCTCGCCGCGACGGCCGACATCCCGCTGCGGGTCTACGCGACGGTCCCCCCGCAGCCGGTCTTCGACATGTTCGAACCGGCCTGGGCGGACGAGACGGAACGAGATGCCCTTCGAGCCCTGCTCGATCGGGACCGTATCGTCGGCGTCGGGGAAACGGCCTGGCCCCGGATCGTCGGTCGAGAGACCCCTGCCGAGACGCTCTACGATGCCGCCCACGATCGGGGGACGGTCGTCACGGGCCACGGGGCGGGCTGTCGGGGCGAAAAACTCCAGGCGTTCGCCACGGCGGTCGACGACGATCACGAGGCGATCAGCGGCGACGGAATTCGCGAACGGGTCGACGCCGGTATCCACGCAGTCGGCCGGTTCGGGACGATCCGGGACGATATGGACGCCATCGGGGCGGCGTATCAGGAGCTGGACGCGTCGGAGCTCTCGCTGTCCACGGACGGCATGTGGCCGCGGGAGCTCGTCGAGATGGGATATATGGACGCCGTCCTCCGGCGGGCCGTCGACGCCGGGGTCGATCCGGTCGACGCCGTGGTGATGGCCACCCTGACGCCGGCTCGCCACTTCGGACTGGCGGAACTGGGGACGCTCCGGGCCGGAACGCCCGCCGACCTGACGATCTTCTCCGACCTGCAGACCTTCGACGTGGAGACGACGATGATCGACGGGGAGGTGGTGTACGACGGCGGTGACCCGGGACGACCGATGGCGCCTACGGTCTCGTATCCGGACGGGTTCACCGATGCGGTGAACGTCGACGTCTCCGCCGACGATCTGGTCGTTCCTGTCGATGCAGGTCAGGACGGCGCCGTCCTCGCCATCGAATATGGCGGTGGCCTGTTGACGGAACACGACGTCGTCGAACCGCCCGTTCGGGACGGGGCGTTCGAAGTGGACCCGCCCTCGCTCGCGAAGGTGGCCCTGTTCGATCGGCATCCCGAGCGGGACGGGGGTGGCTTCGTCGGGTACCTCACCGAGTTCGGCCTCGAGTCGGGAGCCATCGCGACCAGCGTCACCTGGGAGACCGCCGGCGTCGTCGCCGTCGGGACCAACGAAGGGGACATGGTCGACGCGATCGGTACGCTGGCGGGGATGGGCGGTGGCTGGGTCGTCGTCGACGGTGGCGACGTCATCGCCACCCATCCGACCCCGGTCGGGGCGACCTGTTCGCGCCGACCGGTCGAGGAGACCGCGGAGCGGTACGACGCCATCGAGGCGGCTATCCGTGACCTGGGCGTCGATGCCGACCGGCCGATGTTGGGGATACAGACACTCTCGTTCGTCGGCGTTCCGTCCCTCAAACTCGGCTTCGACGGATACGCGGACATCAGGGCCGGGGAGACGGTCGGACTGGCTCCCGAGTGA
- a CDS encoding cytochrome d ubiquinol oxidase subunit II — protein sequence MMPLSLADTYLLGLPLVEMWYVVMFLTLAMFLWLDGSNFGIGILFGVVDDEEIKESMLTAVAPLWDGTEVWLIVFGGAMFAVFPDVYAGLFSGNYLLMFLILGALIIRGVSPEFREQRHDESWQRLWGVLFVAGSTLAPFFLGVFTANWLIGSTSLVSLPGIVVGLVVVTLSAVEGAAFTNMKLEEKSAMVSTYGTIAQVAYLVLAVTTVGYLYLFVEGMAAKVLSPFALLLVALTALLGIAYIVLLRTGQSLPAFVTAGVQTFGLIALVGYLLYPTIYPIDGLLVQDAAVSVLAMNVMTVVLVIFLPLVLLYFAVLYNAFRGPVQAGEGY from the coding sequence ATGATGCCACTCTCGCTCGCCGACACGTACCTACTGGGCCTGCCGCTGGTCGAGATGTGGTACGTCGTGATGTTCCTCACGCTGGCCATGTTCCTGTGGCTCGACGGATCGAACTTCGGCATCGGCATCCTGTTCGGGGTGGTCGACGACGAGGAGATCAAAGAATCGATGCTCACCGCGGTCGCGCCGCTCTGGGACGGGACGGAGGTCTGGCTCATCGTCTTCGGTGGCGCGATGTTCGCGGTCTTCCCCGACGTGTACGCCGGCCTCTTCAGCGGGAACTACCTGCTCATGTTCCTGATCCTGGGCGCGCTCATCATCCGGGGCGTCTCGCCCGAATTTCGCGAACAGCGCCACGACGAATCCTGGCAACGCCTCTGGGGCGTCCTGTTCGTCGCCGGGAGCACACTCGCACCCTTCTTCCTCGGGGTGTTCACCGCCAACTGGCTGATCGGGTCGACGAGTCTCGTCTCCCTGCCCGGGATCGTCGTGGGTCTCGTGGTGGTGACGCTCTCGGCCGTCGAGGGCGCTGCGTTCACCAACATGAAACTCGAGGAGAAGTCCGCGATGGTGAGCACCTACGGCACCATCGCGCAAGTCGCCTATCTGGTGCTCGCTGTCACGACCGTCGGCTACCTCTACCTGTTCGTCGAGGGGATGGCTGCCAAGGTCCTGAGTCCGTTCGCCCTCCTCCTGGTAGCGCTGACGGCACTCCTGGGTATCGCCTACATAGTCCTGCTACGCACCGGTCAGTCGCTTCCTGCCTTCGTGACCGCGGGCGTCCAGACCTTCGGGCTCATCGCGCTCGTTGGCTATCTGCTCTACCCGACGATCTACCCCATCGACGGACTGCTGGTCCAGGACGCCGCCGTCTCGGTGCTGGCGATGAACGTGATGACCGTCGTCCTGGTCATCTTCCTGCCGCTCGTCTTGCTCTACTTCGCGGTCCTGTACAACGCCTTCCGTGGTCCGGTACAGGCTGGCGAGGGGTACTGA
- a CDS encoding thioesterase family protein, giving the protein MTDMPYEATVPVRYSDHDTLGHVNNAAYATFLEEARFSYFLDVLEEPLTDMSMVVAHMELDFHAPVTSRTVDIGVAVTDVGERSFTIEYAVESDGEVAVTASTVQVPIDQETGEAVPVPEQWRAAFTADNPTVEN; this is encoded by the coding sequence ATGACCGACATGCCCTACGAGGCCACGGTGCCGGTCCGCTACTCGGACCACGACACCCTCGGCCACGTCAACAACGCGGCCTACGCGACCTTCCTCGAGGAGGCGCGCTTTTCTTACTTCCTCGACGTCCTCGAGGAACCGTTGACCGACATGTCGATGGTGGTCGCCCACATGGAACTGGACTTCCACGCGCCGGTCACGTCCAGGACGGTCGACATCGGCGTTGCCGTCACCGACGTCGGCGAGCGGAGTTTCACGATCGAGTACGCGGTCGAATCCGACGGGGAGGTCGCGGTGACCGCCTCGACAGTCCAAGTTCCCATCGACCAGGAAACCGGTGAGGCGGTCCCGGTACCCGAGCAGTGGCGGGCAGCCTTCACGGCGGATAATCCGACAGTCGAGAACTAG
- a CDS encoding ABC transporter ATP-binding protein, with the protein MTAHVTGQRTADAETVDAPETVRRETAGDPVIVTDGVARTYGKTVALDGVSATVRSGEIFALVGPNGAGKTTFVRTLTGTVSPDSGTVSVFGGPPSAVDSERVGVLPQSFSPPGRLTAREIVSYYAGLYESARDPSAVLEDVGLRPDRETFYEDLSGGQQRRVAVAATLVNDPELVFLDEPTTAIDPAGRHRLWEHFEEVAADGRTIVLTTHDMAEAERLADRVGFLAAGRLLKTGSPADLVGRYGGESRLVVKTDDAPPEVDGYEVTYSRDGLVVTGIGPEQIGDVARTLTDEGVSFDALSWREPTLEDAYLSLVGDNEREGEE; encoded by the coding sequence ATGACAGCCCACGTGACGGGACAGCGAACGGCGGACGCCGAGACGGTAGACGCGCCCGAGACGGTCCGAAGAGAGACTGCTGGCGATCCGGTGATCGTCACCGACGGTGTCGCCAGGACCTACGGCAAAACGGTGGCCCTCGATGGGGTCTCGGCGACCGTCAGATCGGGCGAGATATTCGCGCTCGTGGGTCCGAACGGCGCCGGGAAGACCACCTTCGTACGAACACTGACGGGAACCGTCAGCCCCGATAGCGGGACCGTGTCCGTCTTCGGTGGTCCGCCGTCCGCTGTCGACTCGGAACGTGTCGGGGTCCTCCCGCAGTCGTTCTCACCGCCGGGGAGACTGACCGCTCGCGAAATCGTCTCGTACTACGCCGGCCTGTACGAGAGCGCCAGGGACCCGAGTGCGGTCCTCGAAGATGTGGGACTGCGACCGGACCGGGAGACCTTCTACGAGGACCTCTCCGGGGGGCAACAGCGACGGGTCGCCGTCGCGGCGACCCTGGTGAACGATCCCGAACTCGTCTTTCTCGACGAACCGACGACCGCCATCGACCCGGCGGGTCGCCATCGCCTCTGGGAGCACTTCGAGGAGGTGGCCGCTGACGGCCGGACCATCGTCCTGACGACACACGACATGGCCGAGGCGGAACGGCTTGCCGACCGAGTCGGCTTCCTGGCCGCCGGCCGTCTGTTGAAAACTGGTTCGCCGGCCGATCTCGTGGGGCGGTACGGTGGAGAGAGCCGACTCGTCGTGAAGACGGACGACGCTCCACCCGAAGTCGACGGCTACGAAGTGACCTATTCGAGAGACGGACTCGTCGTGACCGGTATCGGCCCGGAGCAGATCGGCGACGTCGCGCGGACGTTGACGGACGAAGGCGTGAGCTTCGACGCCCTCTCCTGGCGAGAACCGACACTCGAAGACGCATACCTCTCGTTGGTCGGCGACAACGAACGGGAGGGCGAGGAATGA
- a CDS encoding DUF420 domain-containing protein, giving the protein MDASGTDRSWAAAHPRIVTVTVSLVGYAVVIASFTDLVSLPALEPATVNLLSHLIAGINTVALSVLVAGVVFVRRGDVDRHRRSMLIAFGLILLFLVLYVWKQAGGFTKGLVVTEGHLLGGYAGIVSGAYLVMLAIHILLSIVAVPFVVHALVLGLTRPVEELPETAHPTVGRIAVAAWTTSLALGILTYLMLNHIYDWERIRGAALLFVFGSRPATTIVRSWAERIRR; this is encoded by the coding sequence ATGGACGCTTCCGGAACGGACCGATCATGGGCGGCGGCGCACCCGCGAATCGTGACGGTGACCGTGAGCCTCGTGGGCTACGCCGTCGTCATCGCTTCGTTCACGGATCTCGTCTCGCTCCCGGCACTGGAACCGGCGACGGTGAACCTCCTCTCGCATCTTATCGCCGGCATCAACACCGTCGCCCTGTCGGTGCTCGTCGCCGGTGTCGTCTTCGTCCGCCGGGGCGACGTGGACCGGCATCGCCGGTCGATGCTCATCGCGTTCGGGCTCATTCTTCTGTTCCTCGTTCTCTACGTGTGGAAGCAAGCGGGCGGGTTCACCAAGGGACTCGTGGTGACGGAGGGACACCTCCTCGGGGGGTACGCAGGGATCGTCTCTGGGGCGTACCTCGTCATGCTCGCCATCCACATCCTCCTCTCTATCGTCGCCGTTCCGTTCGTCGTTCACGCGCTCGTGCTCGGACTCACTCGACCAGTCGAGGAACTCCCGGAGACGGCCCACCCGACCGTGGGTCGCATCGCGGTCGCCGCCTGGACGACGAGCCTGGCACTCGGCATCCTGACGTATCTCATGTTGAACCACATCTACGACTGGGAACGGATTCGCGGAGCGGCACTCCTCTTCGTCTTCGGTTCGCGGCCCGCGACGACGATCGTCCGCTCGTGGGCCGAACGGATCCGTCGGTGA
- a CDS encoding DMT family transporter, whose amino-acid sequence MAVVAVAIVAVSTSAILVRLSEAPSLVKAFYRVLFTTAFILPFAGRYREAFGRIGRRDLLFAVVSGIALAVHFAAWFESLEWTSVAASVTLVQVQPIFVAVGAWALLDEHLNARMVGGILVALVGAAILSGAGLLGEGVVGANPLYGNLLAIVGAIMAAGYVLAGRSLRQRLPLVPYVLVVYGVAAVALFGFVVIEGAALSGYPPREWVLFVAMAVGPGLLGHTLINWALKYVESSVISVSLLGEPVGSAILALFIFTEIPGTATVVGGSVVLLGIFVTARARQV is encoded by the coding sequence ATGGCGGTCGTGGCTGTCGCTATCGTCGCCGTCAGTACGAGCGCCATTCTGGTCCGCCTGAGCGAGGCGCCCAGCCTCGTAAAGGCCTTCTACCGCGTCCTGTTCACCACGGCCTTCATCCTCCCGTTCGCCGGTCGCTATCGCGAAGCGTTCGGGCGCATCGGCCGCCGGGATCTCCTCTTCGCCGTGGTCTCGGGGATCGCACTCGCCGTCCACTTTGCGGCGTGGTTCGAGTCCCTCGAGTGGACCAGTGTGGCGGCCTCGGTCACCCTGGTCCAGGTCCAGCCGATTTTCGTGGCGGTCGGTGCCTGGGCACTCCTCGACGAACACCTCAACGCCAGGATGGTCGGTGGAATCCTCGTCGCCTTGGTGGGCGCGGCCATCCTCTCGGGCGCGGGACTTCTCGGCGAGGGCGTCGTCGGCGCAAATCCACTGTACGGGAACCTGCTGGCGATCGTCGGTGCGATCATGGCGGCAGGCTACGTCCTCGCCGGGCGGTCGCTCCGGCAACGACTCCCGCTCGTTCCCTACGTACTCGTAGTCTATGGCGTGGCAGCGGTGGCGTTGTTCGGCTTCGTGGTGATTGAGGGGGCCGCGCTGTCGGGCTATCCGCCCAGGGAGTGGGTCCTGTTCGTCGCGATGGCCGTCGGCCCCGGACTCCTCGGCCATACGCTCATCAACTGGGCGTTGAAGTACGTCGAATCGAGTGTCATCAGCGTCTCACTGCTCGGTGAACCGGTCGGTAGCGCCATCCTGGCGTTGTTCATCTTCACCGAGATTCCCGGGACGGCCACCGTGGTGGGTGGGTCTGTCGTCCTGCTCGGTATCTTCGTCACGGCACGGGCCCGCCAGGTCTGA
- a CDS encoding heavy-metal-associated domain-containing protein, translated as MTTTITVTGMSCGHCEQTVTDALESVDGVRSATADNEADEAEIEGDAPVGDLIAAVEAAGYEASA; from the coding sequence ATGACGACGACGATCACCGTCACCGGTATGAGTTGTGGCCACTGTGAACAGACCGTCACCGACGCCCTCGAATCGGTCGATGGTGTTCGGAGTGCGACGGCGGACAACGAGGCGGACGAGGCCGAAATCGAGGGCGACGCACCCGTCGGGGACCTGATCGCTGCCGTCGAAGCGGCCGGCTACGAAGCCAGCGCCTGA
- a CDS encoding cytochrome ubiquinol oxidase subunit I, whose amino-acid sequence MVDPVLASRLQFAWTTAIHIIFPTLSMGLAPFLVYWTWKEVRGDGEVYARLRRFWAKIFALTFVSGTVTGIVLEFEFGTNFAAYSSIVGGIFGGPLATEGLMAFMLESTMLGIFLFGRDRVSDRMYLVSAFLVGLGSWLSAVWILIANAWMQTPAGFEMGTRAGEEVAVITDPVAAYLTPRFFYMFTHMQTAAVLSAALFIAGIASYKLLTTDDRSAFWKKTMKVALIAMIITAPLLAVQGDAYGRHVHETQESKMAAIEAIWDTEAYAPLHLVAVPTSTDNVVAPAEEDLFTIGIPWVGSMLAGAGDPATVITGFEDIEHDLPPYLLVFYSFRAMVGLGFWFIFLALWGVYRWRQGDLFDDTLLQKAMVASTGLGVLAVEFGWMVTEIGRQPWAVQDVLLVSDGVSPGLTGGEATLTLVGFIFAYTALLSIWAYLVFRIVRTGPEPPSDGTAPTTTDGGAEVPAK is encoded by the coding sequence ATGGTAGACCCAGTATTGGCAAGTAGGTTGCAGTTCGCGTGGACGACTGCAATCCACATCATCTTTCCCACGTTGTCCATGGGACTCGCACCGTTCCTCGTCTACTGGACGTGGAAGGAAGTCCGTGGCGACGGGGAAGTGTACGCCAGACTGCGACGGTTCTGGGCGAAGATATTCGCGTTGACGTTCGTCTCCGGAACCGTGACGGGTATCGTCCTCGAATTCGAGTTCGGAACGAACTTCGCCGCGTACTCCTCGATAGTCGGTGGCATCTTCGGCGGGCCGCTGGCGACCGAGGGACTGATGGCCTTCATGCTTGAATCGACGATGCTCGGCATCTTCCTGTTCGGACGTGACCGGGTCTCGGACCGAATGTACCTGGTGTCCGCGTTCCTCGTCGGCCTCGGATCGTGGCTGTCGGCTGTCTGGATTCTCATCGCCAACGCTTGGATGCAGACTCCCGCCGGCTTCGAGATGGGGACGCGCGCGGGAGAAGAGGTCGCCGTCATCACGGACCCGGTTGCAGCCTACCTGACGCCGCGATTCTTCTACATGTTCACCCACATGCAGACGGCCGCGGTGCTCTCCGCGGCGTTGTTCATCGCGGGGATAGCGTCCTATAAATTGCTCACCACCGACGACCGCTCGGCGTTCTGGAAAAAGACGATGAAGGTAGCCCTCATCGCGATGATCATCACCGCGCCCCTGCTGGCAGTGCAGGGTGACGCCTATGGTCGACACGTCCACGAAACCCAGGAGTCGAAGATGGCCGCCATCGAGGCGATCTGGGACACCGAGGCATACGCGCCGCTGCACCTCGTGGCGGTCCCGACGAGCACCGATAACGTCGTGGCACCGGCCGAGGAGGACCTGTTCACCATCGGGATACCCTGGGTGGGGTCGATGCTCGCAGGGGCGGGCGATCCAGCAACCGTGATCACCGGCTTCGAGGACATCGAACACGACCTCCCACCGTACCTGCTCGTGTTCTACTCGTTCCGAGCCATGGTCGGACTCGGGTTCTGGTTCATCTTCCTGGCGCTCTGGGGCGTCTATCGCTGGCGCCAGGGCGACCTGTTCGATGACACGCTCCTCCAGAAGGCGATGGTGGCCTCGACGGGCCTCGGCGTCCTGGCCGTCGAGTTCGGCTGGATGGTGACGGAGATCGGTCGACAGCCGTGGGCGGTCCAGGACGTCCTTCTGGTGTCGGATGGCGTCTCCCCTGGCCTGACCGGCGGTGAAGCGACGCTGACCCTGGTCGGGTTCATCTTCGCCTACACCGCGCTGTTGTCCATCTGGGCGTATCTCGTCTTCCGCATCGTCCGGACGGGACCGGAACCACCGAGCGACGGGACGGCGCCGACCACGACCGATGGTGGAGCGGAGGTGCCCGCCAAATGA
- a CDS encoding HAD family hydrolase encodes MHVVFDLDGVLLDSESNLSWLDRAMGETLEAVGLEDTEENRASLFPPTEASIRSVADAAGVPVERLWTIRNRRYIDAKLAAMESGTIGPYPDADVVPELADRYPLGIISNSPQVVVETFVEQVALDGVFEVLVGRGTALADVSRLKPDTHLYDRLHEQTTTDEYVYVGDQESDRRFAERTGMAFIHLDRERGPTRTLYDVRDRLAEY; translated from the coding sequence ATGCACGTCGTCTTCGACCTCGACGGAGTCCTGCTCGACTCGGAGTCGAATCTCTCGTGGCTCGACCGGGCGATGGGCGAGACGCTCGAGGCGGTCGGTCTCGAGGACACCGAGGAGAACCGGGCGTCCCTCTTTCCGCCGACCGAGGCGTCGATACGGTCGGTTGCGGACGCCGCCGGAGTACCGGTGGAGCGCCTCTGGACGATCCGAAACCGTCGATACATCGACGCGAAACTCGCGGCGATGGAATCCGGAACCATCGGCCCCTATCCCGACGCCGACGTCGTCCCCGAACTGGCCGACCGATACCCGCTGGGCATCATCAGCAACTCGCCGCAGGTCGTCGTCGAGACGTTCGTCGAACAGGTCGCTCTCGATGGCGTCTTCGAGGTCCTCGTCGGCCGTGGCACCGCCCTCGCGGATGTCTCACGGCTGAAACCCGATACGCACCTCTACGACCGCCTCCACGAGCAGACGACCACCGACGAGTACGTCTACGTGGGCGATCAGGAGTCCGATCGCCGATTCGCCGAGCGGACCGGGATGGCTTTCATCCATCTGGACCGGGAGCGAGGGCCGACCCGAACCCTGTACGACGTCCGGGACAGACTGGCGGAGTACTGA
- a CDS encoding ABC transporter permease, whose protein sequence is MSGVIAARSRRVRAEAVASYKTFLRRRTAVFFTFVFPVVLVVIFAGLVQTDPTGSGLFAKPTGYYVPGYLAVVVLFTPLSRVGSEVARYREDNRFEKLASTPLTRFEWLAAQSLVNVALILTAAVVLVVSLALLGTSMTLSPWLVAFVVVGSVLFCGIAAVIGRVASSQDGAISMSNGIALPLLFVSETFIAPEQFPAWFESVPLLSPLTYFSRGVRAAVYAPPESTAVLPALGVGGYLAILTGLAVLSFVAGGTALTWTEN, encoded by the coding sequence ATGAGCGGCGTGATCGCCGCTCGCTCCCGTCGTGTCAGGGCGGAAGCCGTCGCCTCGTACAAGACCTTCCTTCGGCGTCGGACGGCCGTGTTCTTCACGTTCGTGTTCCCCGTGGTACTGGTGGTCATCTTCGCCGGACTGGTCCAGACTGACCCGACCGGGTCGGGACTCTTCGCGAAGCCCACCGGCTACTACGTGCCCGGCTATCTGGCGGTCGTCGTCCTGTTCACGCCGCTGTCCAGGGTTGGCAGCGAGGTCGCCAGGTATCGCGAGGACAACCGGTTCGAGAAACTCGCGTCGACTCCCCTGACCCGGTTCGAGTGGCTGGCCGCCCAGAGCCTCGTGAACGTCGCACTGATCCTCACGGCGGCGGTGGTACTCGTCGTCTCGCTGGCGCTGCTCGGAACCTCGATGACGCTGTCCCCGTGGCTTGTGGCCTTCGTCGTGGTCGGATCGGTCCTCTTCTGTGGCATCGCTGCAGTGATCGGGCGCGTCGCGAGTTCGCAGGACGGCGCCATCTCGATGTCGAACGGCATCGCACTCCCGCTGTTGTTCGTCTCGGAGACGTTCATCGCTCCGGAGCAGTTCCCGGCCTGGTTCGAGTCGGTCCCGTTGCTCTCCCCACTCACGTACTTCTCGCGGGGCGTTCGCGCAGCGGTCTACGCGCCACCCGAGTCGACGGCCGTCCTGCCGGCGCTCGGCGTCGGTGGATATCTGGCAATCCTGACCGGCCTCGCCGTCCTGTCCTTCGTCGCCGGTGGCACGGCGCTCACCTGGACCGAGAACTGA